The following DNA comes from Mucilaginibacter jinjuensis.
TTTTTCTAAAGGTGTGGCGCTGGCTTTAAAGGCAAGGGTATTGCTGTACGCTGCAAGTCCGCTGCATAATCCGTCAAATGATATTACCAAATGGCAGGCCGCAGCTGCAGCTGCCCGCGATGTAATAACCACCGCAGGTTTAAACTATGCGCTTGATGGCAATTACGCTACCTACTTTACAGGTAGTAACCCGCTGGGTAGTAATGAAACCATATTTTTGGTAGAACGTGCTGCCGATAATGCACTCGAAAAAGCCAATTATCCGGTAGCAACAGCTGGCGGTAAAACAGGTTTAACACCTACACAAAACCTGGTAGCCGATTACGAGTATACCGGTACGCCAAACGCTACAAACCCTTACGTTAACCGCGACCCGCGACTGGCGGCAAGTGTGGTGACCAACAACAGCACCTGGAATAACCGGGTTATTAATGAAAGCGCTGGTGGTACCGATGATATGGCTAATACCAACGCCAGCAAAACGGGCTATTACCTCAAAAAATTTCTGACAGATAACCTAAATCTTACACAAGGTGCAACTGCCCAGCATCACTGGATCTTGTTCCGTTATGCCGAAGTTTTATTGAATTATGCCGAGGCCTTGAACGAAGCTTACGGACCGGATGTGGTTCCGGCTGGTTTCACCATGTCAGCAAGGCAGGCATTAATGTTAGTACGTAACCGTGCAAGCTCATCTCTGCCTGCTGTTACGGCAACTGGTACAGCAGATTTTCGTACCGCGTTAAAACATGAGCGCCGTATAGAACTGGCTTTCGAAGATCATCGCTACTGGGACTTACTACGTTGGAAAGATGCAGCCACCGTATTAAATCAACCTGTAAAAGGAGTGAAGGTTACAGCGGTAAGCGCAGGCGTTTATACCTATCAGGATGCTGTAATTGCCAGCCGGGTATTTACCAATGCCATGTACTATTTCCCTTTCACACAGGCCGAGATCTCTAATTCAAAAGGAACACTTCAACAAAACCCGGGATATTAATATCCCGGTTAATGAAACGAATATTTAAAAGATCAATGATGATGAAATTAAATATAAAACAATCGCTGCTCATGGCTGCCTTACTGTTGGCAGCCGTGATAGTTGGCTGCGAGAAGGATGATAACCACGTGGCTTATGGTTATACCAATATTTTTATGCCGCAAGCCACATCTACAGGCGGTACCACGGTAAACTACCTGGTACCTGCGGGTAAAGATTCGGCCACGTACAATTATAAGGTTGATGCCAAAAACAACAAAGTAAACGTAATGTTGGGGGTAGAGCGTGCCGGTTTGCAGAGTAATGATGCATTTTCGGTTAGCGTTATATCGCGTGCCGATACAGCTGCCCAGGTTGTTGCCGGCGGTACGCTGGGTAATACCGCGGTAGTTTTACCGGTTGATGCTCACACCATCCCGGCCACGGTTGATGTGCCGGATGGGGCTAATCAAAACACCTTTTACATGTCAGTCGATTTAGCCAAGCTGAAAACATATACCGGCAAAAAGCTGGTAGCTTGTGTAGCCTTGAGTAACCCAACAAAGTATCAGCTTAATTCGGCCATTAGTAAAACAGTGGTGGTGATTGATGTTTCGGCATTAAAGCTGCCATAGTTATATTAGATATATTATAACGTATTGAATGAGTGGAGTAAAGCGCTATAAAACCATCGTTTTTGTGGTAATATTTCTTGTTGTTGATGTTGTACTGATCAGGTATGCCTTCTTCAGCGATAAGAAATCGGATGCAGTTGAAGATCAGCTTAGTGTTAACCCATCGGCCAAAGAATTGGCCGATGGCAAGGCATTGGCGCTGCAGTATTGTCAATCATGTCACATGCTGCCCGATCCCAATTTGCTTACCAAAGAAATGTGGTACAGAGGCGCTTTACCACGCATGGGGCCATTTCTGGGCATCACTAAATATCACGGGCAGGGTTATTACCGCGCCCGTGATGTTAAGGTTTCAGATTATTTTCCATCCCATCCCATCATCGATTCTGTAAAATGGGGTAGCATCGTTAATTACTACATCGCTTCTGCTCCCGTAATCTTGCCCGCGCAAAAAAGGCCGGTTAGTATTGAGCGCGGCAACCCGTTTTTTGAGGTGCTGATGCCAAAGGACTCAGTTGTTTACGGCAAAATGGCGCTTACCTCATTTGTAAAGATAGATACTTCGGTAAACCCGCACCGCCTGATGGTAAGTGATGGTATGGCGAGCAAAATGTTGGTGTTTGATAACAAGCTTAACCTCCTAAGCCAAAATTCGACAAGCGGGCCTGTGGTCGATTTCGATCTCAGCCCAAACAACATGCTGTATTGCAGCATAGGGCAAGATATGAGCGCCAACAACTTACATAATGGCGAAATAGTGCCGGTAAAAATAGGAGCAGATGGTAAGCTCTCCTGGAGCAATGAACCGCTGTTTACCAAATTGGCCCGCCCGGTTAAAGTTACGGGAGCCGATTTAAATAGTGATGGCAGAAAGGATTACCTTATTTCTGAGTTTGGTAACCTCGTCGGCAAGCTTTCGTGGATGGAAAGCAAAGGGAATGGCCAATACACCGAGCATATTTTACGTAACAGACCGGGAGCGTTAGGTACCATTGTGCAGGATTACAATCATGATGGCCGACCCGATATTTGGGCACAATTTGCACAGGGCGAAGAAGGTATTTTCTTGTACACCAATAAAGGCAACGGGCACTTTGATGAAAGAGAGGTATTGCGTTTCCCGCCTGCGTATGGTTCAACCTCATTTAATTTGGTTGATTTTAACCACGATGGCTATACCGATATTATTTATACCTGCGGTGATAATGGCGACTATACCCAGATTCTGAAACCGTACCATGGCGTTTACATTTTCATCAATGATGGTAAAAATAACTTCAGTCAAAAATATTTCTTCCCGATAAATGGCTGTTACAAAGCCATAGTTAAAGACTTTGATGGCGATGGCGACCTGGACATAGCCACCATTAGTTTCTTCCCGGCAGCAGCACAGCCGGAGGAAGCCTTTGTATATCTCGAAAATAAAGGCGGCTTTAATTTCAAGGCATGGTCGCTGCCTGTTAAAACTCCATTTCAGAAAGGCATTACCATGGATGTGGCGGATGCCGATGGGGATGGCAAGCCGGATATATTATTGGGCAACGGATATTTTTCGACTGATAATTTAAGTACGCACAAAGAACCACTGTTTATTCTTTTAAAGAACAAAACAACATCTATAAAACATTAAAATTTACACGCGAAATCATCGACCTATGAAAAACAATCGCAGGGAATTTCTACAAAAAGCAGGGCTGCTGGCAACAGCGACCGGACTGGCAAGTGCCTTGCCGGCCAGTGTAAGCGCCGCGCCTTCGCCCCAAGGTAAACCTGTTGTAACAGCATCGGCCAATGAGGCTGTGGCTGTTACCACCAGTGGTAAAGTGAGAGGCTATATCCGAAATGGCATTTATACATTTAAGGGGATACCTTATGGCGCAAATACCGCCGGAAAGAACCGCTTTATGCCTCCGGTAAAACCAGAGCCCTGGGCTGGTGTAAAAGATTGCCTGGTTTACGGGCCAATTAGTCCGCAGAAAATTAATACGGGCTGGTCGCAGCAGGAGTATGGGTTTCTGTATCAGTGGGTAGATGGCTATCAGAATGAAGATTGTCTGCGCCTGAATGTATGGTCGCAAGGCATTAACGATGGCAAAAAACGGCCGGTAATGTTCTGGATCCACGGCGGAGGGTTTTTCTCCGGCTCCAGCCAGGAACATCCGTCTTACGATGGTGAAAACCTGAGCAAGCTGGGCGATGTAGTGGTAGTATCCATCAATCATCGGCTTAATATTTTCGGGTATCTTGATCTGGCAGATTATGGTAGCCAGTTTGCCTCATCAGCCAACGTGGGGATGCTGGATATTGTAGCTTCGCTGGAATGGGTGAGGGATAACATAGGTAATTTCGGGGGTGATAAAGATAACGTAACCATCTTCGGCCAATCTGGTGGTGGCACCAAGGTTATTACGTTAATGGCCATGCCTTCGGCCAAAGGATTGTTTCACAGGGCTATCTCTCAAAGTAATTCTATTGTACAGGTAGCCACACACGAATATGCTACGCAGATTACAGCTATTGTGCTTACAGAACTCGGTATCAGCAAAGAAAATATCGATAAAATTCAGGAAGTATCGCCTTTACAACTTTTAGCAGCTTTGGCTGTAGCCGAAAAGAAAATGGGTGGCGCAGTTCCTTCAGGAGTAGGACGGTCTGGTTTGCAGCCTGTGGTTGATGGGCGTATTTTACCTGCTCATCCCTTTGATCCAACGGCATCCGCTATCTCGGCACATATCCCGTTTATGGTGGGTACTACACGTAACGAGGCTTCAGCAAGTATCGATAATGCGCCTTTAGAAAACCTGGATGAGGAAGGGTTGAAAAAAAGCTTTTCAGATAAGTACGGCGCCAATGGTGAAAGCTTTTACAAAGTAATCCGCAAAGTACATCCTGATGTAAAGCCTGTTGAAATTTTATCATTCCTTAGCGCGCAAAACCCAATGGCCTACTTGCAGGCCGAGCGTAAAGTTGCTCAAAATGCTGCGCCTGTTTACTTGTATATGTTTGCCTGGCATACGCCGGTGTTGGATGGTAGGCCGCGATCATTCCATTGCAGTGAGATACCTTTTGCCTTTGCCAATACCAACCGCTGCGAAAACTATACCGGCGACAGTGCCGAAGCCCGTAAACTAGCTAATCAGATGGCCATGGCCTGGATCAGTTTTGCACGTACTGGAAATCCTAATCATAATGGTTTACCTAAATGGCCGTCTTTTAATGAGCAAAAAGGAGCCATGATGATATTCAATAATCAATCAACAGTCCGCGTAGACCCCGACCATGAGGCCCGCGAACTATTGCAACGCATATTTTATAACAAAGAAGTATAATGGAATTAAAAAGGCTTTTTTTAACAGGACTTGTTTTGGTGGCAGGCTTCTCAATCCCTTGCCTGGCGCAACAAAAGGCAGACTGGTGGTTGACTACATCAGACCAAACAACTTTACTCAGCAAACAACCAGCTATAACTTTTGGCAGCAATACACAATCTGATTTGCCGGTTATTACTATCGATCCATCCAAAAAATATCAATCGGTTGATGGCTTTGGTTTTGCCTTAACCGGCGGCAGCGCACAGCTAATGATAGGTATGCCTGCTGATGAACGCAAGAAATTGATTCAAGAGTTATTCGGTCATACCGAAAACGGTATCGGCATAAGTTATTTAAGGCTGAGCATTGGTTCGTCAGATTTAAATGACCATACATTTTCTTATGATGATTTGCCCGATGGACAGACCGATGTGAAACTCGAACATTTCACTTTAAAGGAAGATGAAAAGGACGTAATTCCGGTGTTGAAAGAAATCCTGGCGGTTAACCCGAAGATCAAAATCTTGGGCTCGCCGTGGTCGGCACCGTTGTGGATGAAGAGTAATAATAACATTCAGGGTGGCCGCTTAAAGGACGAATATTACTCGGTTTACGCCAGATACTTTGTGAAATACATTGAAGGGATGCGGGCGCATGGCATTAACATAGATGCCATCACGGTACAAAACGAGCCTTTTAATAACGGCAACACACCCAGCATGCAGTTTTTCGCGAAGGAAGAACTGAACTTTATTAAGAATAACCTCGGGCCTGCATTTAAGTCGGCAGGTATAAAAACCAAGATCATTTTGTACGATCATAATTGTGATGCGCCGGAGTATCCGATCTCTATTATGACCGATCCGGAAGCTAATAAATACATCGATGGTTCAGGCTATCACTTATATGCGGGGCCGATTACTGCGCTCACTAAAACACACGAAGCTTTCCCAAACCGCAACGTTTATTTCACCGAAATGATGGTAACTAACCGTGGTGAGTTCAATGTCTCTAACCCCGTCGACCGGATCATGATTGGCGCTACCCGAAATTGGAGCCGTAATGTGATACTATGGAATTTGGCTGCCGATCAAAACAATAAGCCACATACCGATAACGGCGGCTGTCCATCGTGCCAGGGAGCAATCACTATTCAGGATAATAAAGTGGGGCGAAATGTGGGCTATTACACCATGGCACATGTATCCAAATTTGTACCTGCGGGTTCGGTGCGGATAGAAAGTAATGTGCCCGATGGCTTATCTAACGTGGCCTTCGAAACTCCCGAAGGTAAAACGGTGCTGATTGTATCCAATAAAGGGAATGCAACGCAGCATTTCGCAATTAGTTATAAAGGAAAGGTTGCCGATGTAACGATGAAGGAAAAATCGGCAGCCACATTTGTATGGTAATCAGATAATAAACCTATGAAGATGAATAAAATATTACTGCTGCTGATTTTGATGTTTCCTTTGTCAGAAGCATTAGCGCAAACTACGGTTATGGTAAGCGAAGGCATATTAAAAGGTACCGAAGAAGCATCCGGCATCCGCTCGTTTAAGGGTATCCCATTTGCCGCACCACCTGTTGGCGATTTGCGTTGGAAAAATCCACAACCTGCCAAAGCCTGGACCGGCACTCGTGATGCCACACACTTTGGACCAAAAGCTATGCAGCGCGCTATTTACAGCGACATGGTTTTCAGAAGCAATGGTATGAGCGAAGATTGCCTGTACCTGAATGTATGGACCCCCGCTAAACAAGCTACTGAAAAACTACCCGTGCTGGTTTATTTCTACGGTGGTGGTTTCGCCGCAGGCGATGGTTCTGAACCAAGATACGATGGCGAGAGTATGGCCAAAAAAGGAATTGTAACCGTAACCATCAGTTACCGATTGGGCATATTCGGCTTCCTGTCGCATCCAGAGCTGACTAAAGAATCACCCACACATTCATCGGGTAACTATGGTTTGATGGATCAGCATGCGGCCCTGGTCTGGGTTCAGAAAAACATTGCAGCCTTTGGCGGCGACTCCGAAAAAGTAACCATAGCCGGCGAATCAGCAGGTTCTATGTCTGTTTCTTCGCAAGTGGCCTCACCATTGTCTAAAGGTTTGTTCAGGGGAGCTATTGGCGAAAGCGGTTCCTGTTTGGGCATCAATTCAGTAAGCCCGCTAAAAGAGGGGGAAGAGAAAGGCCTCAAATTTATGACTGCCGCTAATGCAAGCTCGCTGGCAGATCTGCGTAAAATTCCCGCAGATGGGCTGTTAGAGCTAACAGCCCATCTGGATATGAACCGTTTCCCGGTAACTATAGATGGTTATTTCTTTCCGCAATCTCCAATTAAAATCTACGGCACAGGTTTGCAAATGGATGTACCATTGCTGGCCGGATGGAACTCTGCCGAGGTTAATTACCACTCACTGATGGGCAATGATTCTTTAACACTTACCAACTATCAAACCAAAGTGAAGACACTTTATGGCGATAGGGCAGATGAGGTTTTAAAACTCTACAATGCAGCTACTGATGCCGATGTAGAACAAGTAGCTACCGATCTGGCGTCCGACCGTTTTATTGCTTATGCCACCTGGAAATGGATAGATCTGCACAGCAAAACAGATGGCAAGCCGGTTTATCGTTATTTATTTACGCATAAGCTGCCGCCTATGGTTCAACCGTTAAACCCGCCATCGAGGCCGTTGTTGGGTGCGCCGCATGCTTCAGAAATTGAATATGCGATGGGGAACCTTTCATTGGATAAGGTTTATGCCTGGACACCCGATGATTACAAAGTATCAGCAACTATGCAAAACTACTTTGCCAATTTTATTAAAACCGGCAACCCTAACGGAGAAGGCCTGCCTACCTGGTATGGTTTGCAAAGCAGCATCCCTAAAGTGATGATACTGGACGTTGAGTCCAAATCTCAGCCCGAAAAAAACCTGAAACGCTATGTACTGCTGGATAGTATTTACAACAAATAATTAAACTAAAACATCAATTGATATGAAAAAAATATTTCTGGCCACGTTGTTCTTAATCTTAGCCAGCCAGCTCACTTATGCCCAAATCAATTCGTTTTCGCAGGATAATAAAAATGCGAAACTGTACGAGAAAACCGAGTTCAGCATTAAACTAACCGGGCAGTGGGATAACCCGTATTTGCAGGAAGATGTAGCACTCGATATGCTGATCACTTCTCCCGCAGGGAAAAAACTGATTTTGCCTTGTTATTATGAATCGGGCAAAAGTGGTGCCGAATCTACCTGGAAGGCCCGTTTTGCACCACAGGAAACAGGAACTTACCACTATACTTTTAAGTTTAGTAAGTCCGGTAATGCGGTAAGCACTTCAAAAGAAGGACAATTTGCAGTAGCTAAGTCCGCAAAAAACGGATTTATTCATCCTAAAAATAACTGGGCTTTTCAGTTTGATAATGGTATACCTTTTCGCGGAATAGGAGAGAACATTGCCTGGGAATCTCGCTCGAGTGATGACTCTAAATTCTTCAAAGGTCTGCACGAAAACCCTAAGTATAATTACGAATACATGCTGCCATCGCTGGCTAAACACGGCGGTAACTTTTACCGCACCTGGATTAGTGCATGGAATTTACCGATAGACTGGCACAAAGGTTTTAACAGTAACCGTTATACACCGTCAGACAAATATTTTAACCCAAGCGCTATCGCAAAAATGGACAGGCTGGTTACGCTGTCAGATTCGTTGGGTGTGTACATCATGCTCACACTTGGCCAGGGCGATTACAATACCCGCGATGGTGGCTTCTCGCCCAATGCTGCCGATTTTTTTGTGAACCCAAAATCGATGCAGCGTTACAAAAATCGCCTGCGTTATATCATCGCCCGTTGGGGATACAGTACCAGCATTGGTGCGTGGGAGCTGTTTAATGAGGTTGATAACGTACAGTTCGGCAATAAAGCTAAACCCATCAGCGCAGATTCTATTGTTGTTTGGCACGATGTGATGAGCGCGTATATTAAGGAGACAGATCCTTATCAGCATTTGGTAACCACCAGTATTTCTCACCGAGATTTAAAGGGTTTGAACTCGTTGAAATGCATCGACTTTAATCAGAAACATATTTATAAAAACACCGCTAGCATCCCCGAAGCTATTGTGAAGTATGAAGACGACTTTAAGAAACCGTATGTAATAGGCGAGTACAGTTATGAGTGGGACTGGTCTAAAAACTTTGACGATTTCCCGCTGGAGATGGACAGCGATTTTAAACGTGGCTTATGGTATGGGCTGTTTTCGCCTACACCGATACTGCCTATGTCGTGGTGGTGGGAGTATTTTGATAACCGCGGAACAGATGCTTATTTCAATCGTGTAAAAACTATTTCAGATCAGATGCTTGCCAACGGTAATAACCTTGAACAGGTAAAAACTACAGCTTCGGTAGCGGATGTGAAGACATTGGGTGTGAAGGCAGGAAGAAAGACTTTTGTTTATGCTTTTAATCCTACAGATGCTAAACAAGCCCTGCGTGTGCAATTTGATTCAAAAGGCAGCAAACTTACAGTTAGAGTTTACGATTGCGAATCGGGGCAGTACAAAAAAGCAACACTGACAAAGAAGGGCGAACAGGTAGAATTATCAGTTTCCGAAATTGCTGCAAAATCTGACATGGTATTTATTGTAACTGAAGGAGGTAAATAATGAATAAGCTGATAACGGGCATTGCAATCATGTGTTTACTAAATACTATTGCCCAAGCCCAATCTTTACAAAAACGGATTTTGGTTTTTGGCAAAACAACCCGTTATCATCACGAATCTATCCCAGCGGGTATGGCAGCAATTCAAAAATTGGGAAAGCTCAATGGCTTTGCGGTAGATACTACAACCAATGCGACTTACTTTACGGAAGACAGCCTGAAAAAATATGCAGCCGTGGTGTTTTTAAGTACAAGTGGTAATTTACTGGATACGGTGCAGAAAACAGATTTCAGACGATATATTGAAGCTGGTGGCG
Coding sequences within:
- a CDS encoding carboxylesterase/lipase family protein, coding for MNKILLLLILMFPLSEALAQTTVMVSEGILKGTEEASGIRSFKGIPFAAPPVGDLRWKNPQPAKAWTGTRDATHFGPKAMQRAIYSDMVFRSNGMSEDCLYLNVWTPAKQATEKLPVLVYFYGGGFAAGDGSEPRYDGESMAKKGIVTVTISYRLGIFGFLSHPELTKESPTHSSGNYGLMDQHAALVWVQKNIAAFGGDSEKVTIAGESAGSMSVSSQVASPLSKGLFRGAIGESGSCLGINSVSPLKEGEEKGLKFMTAANASSLADLRKIPADGLLELTAHLDMNRFPVTIDGYFFPQSPIKIYGTGLQMDVPLLAGWNSAEVNYHSLMGNDSLTLTNYQTKVKTLYGDRADEVLKLYNAATDADVEQVATDLASDRFIAYATWKWIDLHSKTDGKPVYRYLFTHKLPPMVQPLNPPSRPLLGAPHASEIEYAMGNLSLDKVYAWTPDDYKVSATMQNYFANFIKTGNPNGEGLPTWYGLQSSIPKVMILDVESKSQPEKNLKRYVLLDSIYNK
- a CDS encoding glycoside hydrolase family 30 protein, encoding MELKRLFLTGLVLVAGFSIPCLAQQKADWWLTTSDQTTLLSKQPAITFGSNTQSDLPVITIDPSKKYQSVDGFGFALTGGSAQLMIGMPADERKKLIQELFGHTENGIGISYLRLSIGSSDLNDHTFSYDDLPDGQTDVKLEHFTLKEDEKDVIPVLKEILAVNPKIKILGSPWSAPLWMKSNNNIQGGRLKDEYYSVYARYFVKYIEGMRAHGINIDAITVQNEPFNNGNTPSMQFFAKEELNFIKNNLGPAFKSAGIKTKIILYDHNCDAPEYPISIMTDPEANKYIDGSGYHLYAGPITALTKTHEAFPNRNVYFTEMMVTNRGEFNVSNPVDRIMIGATRNWSRNVILWNLAADQNNKPHTDNGGCPSCQGAITIQDNKVGRNVGYYTMAHVSKFVPAGSVRIESNVPDGLSNVAFETPEGKTVLIVSNKGNATQHFAISYKGKVADVTMKEKSAATFVW
- a CDS encoding carboxylesterase/lipase family protein; translated protein: MKNNRREFLQKAGLLATATGLASALPASVSAAPSPQGKPVVTASANEAVAVTTSGKVRGYIRNGIYTFKGIPYGANTAGKNRFMPPVKPEPWAGVKDCLVYGPISPQKINTGWSQQEYGFLYQWVDGYQNEDCLRLNVWSQGINDGKKRPVMFWIHGGGFFSGSSQEHPSYDGENLSKLGDVVVVSINHRLNIFGYLDLADYGSQFASSANVGMLDIVASLEWVRDNIGNFGGDKDNVTIFGQSGGGTKVITLMAMPSAKGLFHRAISQSNSIVQVATHEYATQITAIVLTELGISKENIDKIQEVSPLQLLAALAVAEKKMGGAVPSGVGRSGLQPVVDGRILPAHPFDPTASAISAHIPFMVGTTRNEASASIDNAPLENLDEEGLKKSFSDKYGANGESFYKVIRKVHPDVKPVEILSFLSAQNPMAYLQAERKVAQNAAPVYLYMFAWHTPVLDGRPRSFHCSEIPFAFANTNRCENYTGDSAEARKLANQMAMAWISFARTGNPNHNGLPKWPSFNEQKGAMMIFNNQSTVRVDPDHEARELLQRIFYNKEV
- a CDS encoding DUF5060 domain-containing protein, giving the protein MKKIFLATLFLILASQLTYAQINSFSQDNKNAKLYEKTEFSIKLTGQWDNPYLQEDVALDMLITSPAGKKLILPCYYESGKSGAESTWKARFAPQETGTYHYTFKFSKSGNAVSTSKEGQFAVAKSAKNGFIHPKNNWAFQFDNGIPFRGIGENIAWESRSSDDSKFFKGLHENPKYNYEYMLPSLAKHGGNFYRTWISAWNLPIDWHKGFNSNRYTPSDKYFNPSAIAKMDRLVTLSDSLGVYIMLTLGQGDYNTRDGGFSPNAADFFVNPKSMQRYKNRLRYIIARWGYSTSIGAWELFNEVDNVQFGNKAKPISADSIVVWHDVMSAYIKETDPYQHLVTTSISHRDLKGLNSLKCIDFNQKHIYKNTASIPEAIVKYEDDFKKPYVIGEYSYEWDWSKNFDDFPLEMDSDFKRGLWYGLFSPTPILPMSWWWEYFDNRGTDAYFNRVKTISDQMLANGNNLEQVKTTASVADVKTLGVKAGRKTFVYAFNPTDAKQALRVQFDSKGSKLTVRVYDCESGQYKKATLTKKGEQVELSVSEIAAKSDMVFIVTEGGK
- a CDS encoding FG-GAP repeat domain-containing protein — encoded protein: MSGVKRYKTIVFVVIFLVVDVVLIRYAFFSDKKSDAVEDQLSVNPSAKELADGKALALQYCQSCHMLPDPNLLTKEMWYRGALPRMGPFLGITKYHGQGYYRARDVKVSDYFPSHPIIDSVKWGSIVNYYIASAPVILPAQKRPVSIERGNPFFEVLMPKDSVVYGKMALTSFVKIDTSVNPHRLMVSDGMASKMLVFDNKLNLLSQNSTSGPVVDFDLSPNNMLYCSIGQDMSANNLHNGEIVPVKIGADGKLSWSNEPLFTKLARPVKVTGADLNSDGRKDYLISEFGNLVGKLSWMESKGNGQYTEHILRNRPGALGTIVQDYNHDGRPDIWAQFAQGEEGIFLYTNKGNGHFDEREVLRFPPAYGSTSFNLVDFNHDGYTDIIYTCGDNGDYTQILKPYHGVYIFINDGKNNFSQKYFFPINGCYKAIVKDFDGDGDLDIATISFFPAAAQPEEAFVYLENKGGFNFKAWSLPVKTPFQKGITMDVADADGDGKPDILLGNGYFSTDNLSTHKEPLFILLKNKTTSIKH
- a CDS encoding RagB/SusD family nutrient uptake outer membrane protein — encoded protein: MKYKYTPLIATVLLACFCGCKKDFLDTKIDTFDTPNTIVTNRATLFSFANAFYQSLPSGFNVLDGNLFANATDEAQASVYSPGAMIFNQGVLNSFNNPIDTAVKGTSSYKNFYNGIRAANYFLSYSNNAKALLALNRDTITDVVNYNNDKQNVKWYRAEAHIARAYYYAELIKRYGGVPLIKTALPITQMDNPQVPKSNYDDVVSFIVSEVDTYKDSLQLNWKTSSFTGNFGRFSKGVALALKARVLLYAASPLHNPSNDITKWQAAAAAARDVITTAGLNYALDGNYATYFTGSNPLGSNETIFLVERAADNALEKANYPVATAGGKTGLTPTQNLVADYEYTGTPNATNPYVNRDPRLAASVVTNNSTWNNRVINESAGGTDDMANTNASKTGYYLKKFLTDNLNLTQGATAQHHWILFRYAEVLLNYAEALNEAYGPDVVPAGFTMSARQALMLVRNRASSSLPAVTATGTADFRTALKHERRIELAFEDHRYWDLLRWKDAATVLNQPVKGVKVTAVSAGVYTYQDAVIASRVFTNAMYYFPFTQAEISNSKGTLQQNPGY